Proteins from a genomic interval of Quercus lobata isolate SW786 chromosome 11, ValleyOak3.0 Primary Assembly, whole genome shotgun sequence:
- the LOC115968953 gene encoding uncharacterized protein LOC115968953 produces MSDIKHQRLQTNGIWMHIAEKGQGPLVLLIHGFPELWSSWTYQINHLAEHGYHVVAPDMRGYGDSDCPLDPASYTAFHLVGDLIGLLDQLGEEKAFVVGHDWGAKIAWDLCLFRPDRVKALVNLGVPYQPRSIEFKPTEFMSTKFGEGFYISQFQELGRAEKSFSAYDCLTVLKKFLLVNGPEHLAAPPGVEIIDFLETPSSLPPWITEEELQLCANKFQKSGFTGGLNYYRVMDLNWELLGPWQRAKITVPTKFIVGNKDLGFRSFGTKDYVEGEEFKTLVPDLKVVIIDGHHYIQQEKAEQVTNEILSFFNDKSLA; encoded by the exons ATGAGTGACATTAAGCATCAAAGGCTGCAAACTAATGGAATTTGGATGCACATAGCAGAGAAAGGGCAAGGCCCTCTTGTTCTACTTATTCATGGCTTTCCTGAGCTGTGGTCTTCATGGACTTACCAAATAAACCACTTGGCTGAACATGGTTACCATGTGGTTGCACCAGACATGAGAGGCTATGGTGACTCAGATTGTCCCCTGGACCCAGCCTCATACACAGCTTTCCATCTTGTTGGGGACTTAATTGGCCTTTTGGACCAGCTTGGAGAAGAAAAG GCATTTGTGGTGGGGCATGACTGGGGTGCAAAAATTGCTTGGGACCTTTGCCTCTTCAGACCAGATAGAGTCAAAGCACTTGTTAACTTAGGGGTCCCATACCAGCCACGCTCAATCGAATTCAAACCTACTGAGTTCATGTCCACAAAATTTGGAGAAGGATTCTACATTTCTCAATTTCAG GAGCTAGGAAGAGCAGAAAAATCATTTTCTGCATATGACTGTTTAACAGTgttgaagaaatttttattggtcaatgGTCCAGAACATCTAGCGGCTCCTCCTGGTGTTGAGATCATAGATTTTCTTGAAACCCCATCTTCTTTGCCTCCATGGATTACTGAGGAAGAGCTTCAACTTTGTGCTAACAAGTTCCAAAAATCAGGTTTCACTGGGGGCTTAAACTACTACCGTGTCATGGACTT GAACTGGGAGCTTCTTGGACCATGGCAGAGAGCCAAAATCACAGTTCCAACAAAATTTATAGTTGGGAACAAGGATCTTGGATTTCGTTCATTTGGGACCAAGGATTATGTAGAGGGAGAGGAATTTAAAACCCTTGTACCTGACCTTAAAGTGGTCATCATTGATGGGCACCATTATATCCAGCAGGAGAAAGCTGAACAAGTCACTAATGAAATCCTATCCTTTTTCAATGACAAGTCTCTTGcttaa
- the LOC115969405 gene encoding RNA-binding protein 28 isoform X2, translating to MGKKAKSKEGNENRAKTEHSPSTVFVSNLPYSFTNSQLEETFSDVGPVRRCFMVTQKGSTEHRGFGFIQFAVTEDATRSIELKNGSSVGGRKIAVKHAMHRAPLEQRRSKQGQVVQSDDNAKSKSDKDDSASGAEKPASNLEETEKPVEARKAGTLSSNLANKEGSSEKKKAARILSSNLANKEGSSEKQKVARTVIFGGLLDADMAEDVHRRAREVGSVISVTYPLPKEELEQHGLVQDGCKMDASAVLYTSVKSANASVAMLHQKKIKGGIVWARQLGGEGSKTQKWKLIIRNLPFKAKVDQIKHVFSPAGFVWDAFIPCNPDTGLSKGFAFVKFTCKKDAENAIQKFNGQMFDKRPIAVDWAVPKKLYNSGANAVLATEDGQQDGKDVEGDSSSEDFEGEEENIGKESQQTDDIDSASDDLNITEKEDVPAEIDFSKEADIARKVLNNLITPSVKGTLPSPVDDSMLPKGNEELNSDETVGAANNLLNESGKVSGVTEPGNSSKSMASNLKQKEGEEDLQRTIFINNLPFDINNEEVKQRFSGFGEVQSFFPVLHHVTKRPKGTGFLKFKTIDAATAAVTAANVASGLGISLKGRQLTVLKALDKKSAHDKEVDKANKEVLDPRNLYLAEEGHIEEGTPAAEGVSASDLLKRKMLKREKKTKLKSPNFHISKTRLIMYNIPKSMTEKKLKKLCIDAVTSRATKQTPVIKQIKFLKDVKKGKVVTKNHSRGVAFVEFTEHQHALVALRVLNNNPETFGLEYRPIVEFALNNIQTLKLRNAKIHAQQHGIRDDQNDVKQGDDAHPDKQNSKKRKSRGDDGSVKGSVSNKEENHVFNRAATEGRGSAKKQKGNPASAKVKEFSSKEKPEGSKWNSKNQQDGRNPDSGRSLDRKMTDSDAHKSKSSEDAVVQLKKRKLQDQTEQQKKNRDLKDRRRSKKTKVPVGKDEKDKLDMLIEQYRSKYSQKRSQKSDDEKQGSRQLRKWFQ from the exons aTGGGAAAGAAAGCGAAATCGAAAGAGGGAAACGAAAATAGAGCCAAAACCGAGCATTCACCTTCCACTGTTTTCGTCTCCAACTTGCCGTACTCTTTCACTAATTCTCAG CTTGAGGAGACTTTCAGCGATGTAGGGCCGGTGAGGCGGTGCTTCATGGTTACACAGAAGG GGTCAACTGAGCACCGTGGTTTTGGTTTCATTCAATT TGCTGTTACTGAAGATGCGACCCGTTCTATTGAGCTGAAGAATGGTTCATCTGTTGGAGGTCGGAAAATTGCAGTCAAGCATGCTATGCATCGAGCTCCCCTTGAACAGCGTCGATCAAAGCAAGGCCAAG TGGTTCAGTCGGATGATAATGCCAAGTCAAAAAGTGACAAGGATGATAGTGCTTCTGGGGCAGAAAAGCCTGCTTCAAACTTGGAGGAAACAG AGAAACCCGTGGAAGCCAGAAAAGCAGGAACACTTTCTAGTAATCTGGCAAATAAAGAGGGTtcttcagaaaagaaaaa GGCTGCGAGGATACTTTCTAGTAATCTGGCAAATAAAGAGGGTTCTTCGGAAAAGCAAAA GGTTGCTAGGACAGTCATATTTGGTGGTCTTCTTGATGCTGATATGGCGGAAGATGTTCACAGACGAGCCAGAGAGGTTGGCAGTGTTATTAGTGTAACTTATCCTCTTCCAAAAGAAGAGCTTGAACAACATG GTCTTGTGCAAGACGGATGCAAAATGGATGCTTCAGCTGTGCTTTATACTAGTGTTAAATCAGCAAATGCTTCTGTTGCTATGCTCCACcagaaaaagataaaaggggGAATTGTTTGGGCACGTCAGCTGGGTGGGGAG GGTTCCAAGACTCAGAAATGGAAGCTTATTATTAGAAATCTTCCTTTCAAG GCCAAAGTGGATCAGATAAAGCATGTTTTTTCACCAGCAGGGTTTGTTTGGGATGCTTTTATTCCATGTAATCCTGATACAGG ATTGTCGAAAGGTTTTGCATTTGTCAAATTCACATGCAAAAAGGATGCCGAAAAT gCCATTCAGAAGTTCAATGGGCAAATGTTTGACAAAAGACCCATAGCTGTTGACTGGGCTGTTCCAAAGAAATTATATAACAGTGGTGCTAATGCCGTTCTTGCTACAGAAGATG GACAACAAGATGGAAAAGACGTGGAAGGTGACAGTAGCAGTGAGGATTTCGAGGGGGAGGAGGAAAATATTGGTAAAGAATCCCAGCAGACTGATGACATTGATAGTGCGTCAGATGACTTAAATATAACAGAGAAAGAAGACGTCCCTGCGGAAATTGATTTTAGCAAGGAAGCAGATATTGCAAGAAAGGTTCTTAATAACTTGATCACACCCTCTGTTAAAGGAACTCTTCCTTCTCCAGTTGACGATTCAATGCTTCCCAAGGGAAATGAGGAACTAAATTCTGATGAAACCGTTGGTGCAGCAAATAATTTACTTAATGAATCTGGAAAAGTATCAGGTGTTACTGAGCCTGGAAACTCCAGCAAAAGTATGGCATCAAATCTAAAAcagaaagaaggagaagaggaTTTGCAgagaacaatttttataaaCAACCTTCCTTTTGACATCAATAACGAAGAAGTGAAACAACGGTTTTCTGGATTTGGGGAAGTACAATCCTTTTTTCCAGTCCTCCATCATGTTACcaa GCGCCCAAAAGGAACTGGTTTTCTCAAGTTCAAAACGATAGATGCAGCTACTGCTGCAGTTACAGCTGCAAATGTAGCATCTGGTTTGGGAATTTCTTTAAAAGGTAGGCAATTGACAGTTTTGAAGGCATTAGATAAAAAATCAGCTCATGATAAGGAAGTGGACAAGGCCAACAAAGAGGTTCTGGACCCCCGCAACCTTTACCTGGCAGAG GAAGGTCATATTGAGGAGGGAACTCCGGCTGCAGAAGGAGTTTCAGCTAGTGACTTGTTGAAACGCAAAAT GTTGAAGAGGGAAAAGAAGACTAAGCTTAAATCtccaaattttcatatttcaaaGACTAGGCTTATTATGTATAATATACCAAAGTCAATGACcgaaaaaaaacttaaaaagctTTGCATTGATGCGGTTACCTCCCGAGCTACAAAGCAAACCCCAGTGATTAAACAG ATAAAGTTCTTGAAGGATGTGAAGAAAGGAAAGGTTGTTACAAAAAACCATTCTCGTGGCGTTGCTTTTGTTGAGTTTACAGAGCATCAGCATGCACTTGTGGCCCTCAGAGTTCTTAACAATAATCCTG AAACTTTTGGTCTGGAATATCGCCCAATTGTGGAGTTTGCTCTTAATAATATTCAGACATTGAAGCTACGGAACGCTAAGATACATGCTCAGCAGCATGGTATCCGTGATGATCAAAACGATGTGAAGCAAGGTGATGATGCACATCCGGACAAACAGAACTCCAAGAAAAGGAAATCCAGAGGTGATGATGGATCAGTGAAGGGTTCAGTATCTAATAAAGAGGAAAATCATGTATTCAATAGAGCTGCCACTGAAGGACGTGGATCTGCTAAGAAGCAAAAAGGCAATCCTGCAAGTGCAAAGGTGAAAGAGTTTTCatctaaagaaaaaccagaggGCTCCAAATGGAACTCCAAAAATCAACAAGATGGCAGGAATCCTGATAGTGGAAGATCACTCGATAGAAAAATGACAGATAGTGATGCCCACAAATCAAAATCTTCAGAGGACGCAGTTGTGCAACTGAAAAAGAGGAAGCTGCAGGACCAAACAGAACAGCAGAAGAAAAACAGAGATTTGAAGGACAGGAGGAGGTCAAAAAAGACTAAAGTCCCAGTGGGGAAAGACGAAAAAGATAAGCTTGACATGCTAATTGAGCAATATAGATCCAAGTACTCACAGAAGAGATCTCAGAAAAGTGATGATGAAAAGCAAGGTTCTAGACAGCTTAGAAAATGGTTCCAATGA
- the LOC115969405 gene encoding RNA-binding protein 28 isoform X1: protein MGKKAKSKEGNENRAKTEHSPSTVFVSNLPYSFTNSQLEETFSDVGPVRRCFMVTQKGSTEHRGFGFIQFAVTEDATRSIELKNGSSVGGRKIAVKHAMHRAPLEQRRSKQGQVVQSDDNAKSKSDKDDSASGAEKPASNLEETEKPVEARKAGTLSSNLANKEGSSEKKKAARILSSNLANKEGSSEKQKVARTLSSNLANKEGSSEKQKVARTLSSNLANKEGSSEKQKVARTVIFGGLLDADMAEDVHRRAREVGSVISVTYPLPKEELEQHGLVQDGCKMDASAVLYTSVKSANASVAMLHQKKIKGGIVWARQLGGEGSKTQKWKLIIRNLPFKAKVDQIKHVFSPAGFVWDAFIPCNPDTGLSKGFAFVKFTCKKDAENAIQKFNGQMFDKRPIAVDWAVPKKLYNSGANAVLATEDGQQDGKDVEGDSSSEDFEGEEENIGKESQQTDDIDSASDDLNITEKEDVPAEIDFSKEADIARKVLNNLITPSVKGTLPSPVDDSMLPKGNEELNSDETVGAANNLLNESGKVSGVTEPGNSSKSMASNLKQKEGEEDLQRTIFINNLPFDINNEEVKQRFSGFGEVQSFFPVLHHVTKRPKGTGFLKFKTIDAATAAVTAANVASGLGISLKGRQLTVLKALDKKSAHDKEVDKANKEVLDPRNLYLAEEGHIEEGTPAAEGVSASDLLKRKMLKREKKTKLKSPNFHISKTRLIMYNIPKSMTEKKLKKLCIDAVTSRATKQTPVIKQIKFLKDVKKGKVVTKNHSRGVAFVEFTEHQHALVALRVLNNNPETFGLEYRPIVEFALNNIQTLKLRNAKIHAQQHGIRDDQNDVKQGDDAHPDKQNSKKRKSRGDDGSVKGSVSNKEENHVFNRAATEGRGSAKKQKGNPASAKVKEFSSKEKPEGSKWNSKNQQDGRNPDSGRSLDRKMTDSDAHKSKSSEDAVVQLKKRKLQDQTEQQKKNRDLKDRRRSKKTKVPVGKDEKDKLDMLIEQYRSKYSQKRSQKSDDEKQGSRQLRKWFQ from the exons aTGGGAAAGAAAGCGAAATCGAAAGAGGGAAACGAAAATAGAGCCAAAACCGAGCATTCACCTTCCACTGTTTTCGTCTCCAACTTGCCGTACTCTTTCACTAATTCTCAG CTTGAGGAGACTTTCAGCGATGTAGGGCCGGTGAGGCGGTGCTTCATGGTTACACAGAAGG GGTCAACTGAGCACCGTGGTTTTGGTTTCATTCAATT TGCTGTTACTGAAGATGCGACCCGTTCTATTGAGCTGAAGAATGGTTCATCTGTTGGAGGTCGGAAAATTGCAGTCAAGCATGCTATGCATCGAGCTCCCCTTGAACAGCGTCGATCAAAGCAAGGCCAAG TGGTTCAGTCGGATGATAATGCCAAGTCAAAAAGTGACAAGGATGATAGTGCTTCTGGGGCAGAAAAGCCTGCTTCAAACTTGGAGGAAACAG AGAAACCCGTGGAAGCCAGAAAAGCAGGAACACTTTCTAGTAATCTGGCAAATAAAGAGGGTtcttcagaaaagaaaaa GGCTGCGAGGATACTTTCTAGTAATCTGGCAAATAAAGAGGGTTCTTCGGAAAAGCAAAA GGTTGCTAGGACACTTTCTAGTAATCTGGCAAACAAAGAGGGTTCTTCGGAAAAGCAAAA GGTTGCTAGGACACTTTCTAGTAATCTGGCAAACAAAGAGGGTTCTTCGGAAAAGCAAAA GGTTGCTAGGACAGTCATATTTGGTGGTCTTCTTGATGCTGATATGGCGGAAGATGTTCACAGACGAGCCAGAGAGGTTGGCAGTGTTATTAGTGTAACTTATCCTCTTCCAAAAGAAGAGCTTGAACAACATG GTCTTGTGCAAGACGGATGCAAAATGGATGCTTCAGCTGTGCTTTATACTAGTGTTAAATCAGCAAATGCTTCTGTTGCTATGCTCCACcagaaaaagataaaaggggGAATTGTTTGGGCACGTCAGCTGGGTGGGGAG GGTTCCAAGACTCAGAAATGGAAGCTTATTATTAGAAATCTTCCTTTCAAG GCCAAAGTGGATCAGATAAAGCATGTTTTTTCACCAGCAGGGTTTGTTTGGGATGCTTTTATTCCATGTAATCCTGATACAGG ATTGTCGAAAGGTTTTGCATTTGTCAAATTCACATGCAAAAAGGATGCCGAAAAT gCCATTCAGAAGTTCAATGGGCAAATGTTTGACAAAAGACCCATAGCTGTTGACTGGGCTGTTCCAAAGAAATTATATAACAGTGGTGCTAATGCCGTTCTTGCTACAGAAGATG GACAACAAGATGGAAAAGACGTGGAAGGTGACAGTAGCAGTGAGGATTTCGAGGGGGAGGAGGAAAATATTGGTAAAGAATCCCAGCAGACTGATGACATTGATAGTGCGTCAGATGACTTAAATATAACAGAGAAAGAAGACGTCCCTGCGGAAATTGATTTTAGCAAGGAAGCAGATATTGCAAGAAAGGTTCTTAATAACTTGATCACACCCTCTGTTAAAGGAACTCTTCCTTCTCCAGTTGACGATTCAATGCTTCCCAAGGGAAATGAGGAACTAAATTCTGATGAAACCGTTGGTGCAGCAAATAATTTACTTAATGAATCTGGAAAAGTATCAGGTGTTACTGAGCCTGGAAACTCCAGCAAAAGTATGGCATCAAATCTAAAAcagaaagaaggagaagaggaTTTGCAgagaacaatttttataaaCAACCTTCCTTTTGACATCAATAACGAAGAAGTGAAACAACGGTTTTCTGGATTTGGGGAAGTACAATCCTTTTTTCCAGTCCTCCATCATGTTACcaa GCGCCCAAAAGGAACTGGTTTTCTCAAGTTCAAAACGATAGATGCAGCTACTGCTGCAGTTACAGCTGCAAATGTAGCATCTGGTTTGGGAATTTCTTTAAAAGGTAGGCAATTGACAGTTTTGAAGGCATTAGATAAAAAATCAGCTCATGATAAGGAAGTGGACAAGGCCAACAAAGAGGTTCTGGACCCCCGCAACCTTTACCTGGCAGAG GAAGGTCATATTGAGGAGGGAACTCCGGCTGCAGAAGGAGTTTCAGCTAGTGACTTGTTGAAACGCAAAAT GTTGAAGAGGGAAAAGAAGACTAAGCTTAAATCtccaaattttcatatttcaaaGACTAGGCTTATTATGTATAATATACCAAAGTCAATGACcgaaaaaaaacttaaaaagctTTGCATTGATGCGGTTACCTCCCGAGCTACAAAGCAAACCCCAGTGATTAAACAG ATAAAGTTCTTGAAGGATGTGAAGAAAGGAAAGGTTGTTACAAAAAACCATTCTCGTGGCGTTGCTTTTGTTGAGTTTACAGAGCATCAGCATGCACTTGTGGCCCTCAGAGTTCTTAACAATAATCCTG AAACTTTTGGTCTGGAATATCGCCCAATTGTGGAGTTTGCTCTTAATAATATTCAGACATTGAAGCTACGGAACGCTAAGATACATGCTCAGCAGCATGGTATCCGTGATGATCAAAACGATGTGAAGCAAGGTGATGATGCACATCCGGACAAACAGAACTCCAAGAAAAGGAAATCCAGAGGTGATGATGGATCAGTGAAGGGTTCAGTATCTAATAAAGAGGAAAATCATGTATTCAATAGAGCTGCCACTGAAGGACGTGGATCTGCTAAGAAGCAAAAAGGCAATCCTGCAAGTGCAAAGGTGAAAGAGTTTTCatctaaagaaaaaccagaggGCTCCAAATGGAACTCCAAAAATCAACAAGATGGCAGGAATCCTGATAGTGGAAGATCACTCGATAGAAAAATGACAGATAGTGATGCCCACAAATCAAAATCTTCAGAGGACGCAGTTGTGCAACTGAAAAAGAGGAAGCTGCAGGACCAAACAGAACAGCAGAAGAAAAACAGAGATTTGAAGGACAGGAGGAGGTCAAAAAAGACTAAAGTCCCAGTGGGGAAAGACGAAAAAGATAAGCTTGACATGCTAATTGAGCAATATAGATCCAAGTACTCACAGAAGAGATCTCAGAAAAGTGATGATGAAAAGCAAGGTTCTAGACAGCTTAGAAAATGGTTCCAATGA